DNA from Danio aesculapii chromosome 10, fDanAes4.1, whole genome shotgun sequence:
ACTCAATACTGCTTTCCTCACATCAACTCATCATGTGTCAAGGAGAGACGCTCCAAACATGAATACAATATAATTTACCTGTTAGTATCACTGCTGTCAGCATGGACTGTGTTTCTAAACCTGCTggtgatcatctccatctctcacttcaaGAAGCTTCACACTCCAACCAACATGATTATTCTCTCTCTGGCTGTGGCTGATCTGCTTACTGGGCTTATTGTGATACCAATTGAGGGCATCAAACAAACCGAGACATGTTGGTACTTTGGAGACACCTTGTGTGGACTCTATGTAATCACTGTTAGGCTGCTGCTCTCTGCATCTCTGAGCAATATTGTTTTAATTGCTCTTGATCGTTATTTTGCTGTGTGTCACCCTTTACTGTACCCACAAAAAATAACTACAACTAAAACTTTGATAAGCATCTGTATGTGCTGGCTTTGCTGTTCAGTTTACAACATTGAATATGTAATTAGTAATGGCTATTTTAAAATCTCACACAAAACCCTGTGTTATGGACAGTGCACTGTTATGTTCAGCCCTGCTTGGAGATTAGCTGATTTAATATTTTCCTTCCTACTTCCTTGTACTGTGATTATAACTGTGTATCTGAGGATATTTTACATTGTACAATTTCAAGTAAAAGTGATAAACTCTCTGATGAAGGGTGGTAAATGTGCAGTAGAGGGTTCAACAAAGAGGAAATCTGAAAGCAAAGCTGCTCTGACATTAGGAATCATTGTGACAGTTTATCTGTTTTGCTGGATCCCTTTCTACATCTGTTCTCTAACAAAAATGACAGCAAtcactactactacaatgacatTTTTAACATGGACTTTGTTTGTTAGCTGTGGTTTAAACCCTCTAGTCTATGCTTTATTTTACAGATGGTTTAAAATATCAGTTAAATGCATTATAACTCTACGAATACTTCAGCCAGCATCCTCTCTCATGGATATTTTTAACTGAATGTCATTCATGATTCAATAGTAAAATTCATATttcactcaaaattgactgaagaTGCTACTATCTCTTCTGTGTTCAAATCAAGCATTATATTGCTATCTTCACTGAAAAGCAATTCACAAGTGCACTACATTTATAAAATCTTAAATTAATGAATACAAATACTGAAATGTTTGGAAATGATTTTGAATGAGATTGCATGTGCTTTTCATGTGCAGAGCAGTTGCTGTAGACTGATATACATTAAAGACAACATTTATACATTATTACACCATGTGTTTGCAAATAATTCTGAGAGGTTGTAGAGCAAGCACCAAACTCACATTCACCCATTTATTACTAATATTCCTCCCAGAATACCTGTAAATGTGAGTGCCCCATTGTAACAGCACTTACTAGTTATTTCTTTGCTGTATTTCCTGTTTGTctgattaaataaaaagaaatctaaACCAACTTTTTACGATATTTATATATCTCTGCTCTCTGGTGACCTGAAGTGCTTCTATTATCCTCATTTATATGTTGCTATGGATAAAAGTGTCTCCTAAATGACTAAATACAAATGAAGTCTTTGTATCATGTTTGTGATTACTGATGCACCTACAGCAATCTTGACTCCATATGAATGCTTGTCTATGGCACAATCTGTGCACTTTCCAACTGAGCACTGTCAGTGGGTAATGTTACCAGTAACTTTGACGCACTGAAACTGAAATACTGCTTTTACTTTTGTCTTTAACCAGATGGCAGTGCTCTTCGTCTGTGTCGAGATTCCGAAATACAACCCATGCTAACACTAACAACGCAACTAGGTAAATGATTATATCATTTTGAAAATGCCACTATGTTGTAAAGTGCAATGTAAGTGCATTGGACAGAAGCAACTGTTTACAGggtaaaagtttaaaatatatttatttatctcaaACATATCACTTTTAACGATTCATATTTGGACAAATTTGGATTCTCTAAGGAATTGTAAATTAAATCTTTAATCATTAGCTGCAAATTAAAGATTTGAGCATGCTTTTAGTGGTGTACAAAGACTGACTACAAACACTCTTAGATGGTTGTGCTTATGCAAacaaagtatatataaataaaataattatgattacACAGCAGTCGAGAACAGGAGACTCAATAATGCTTTCCTGCCATCgccccaatcccagttctatttttgtacccctaccccttggcccttgaaacagatcGTGAAGGGggagggcttcaaattttacccctaagaaatgggacagcactacaacacctgaacacgtcatcatatgtcatggCAATCTCttccttcatatgagatcagacgatcaaatgctgtagttattccaggttattttttcatatttatcttcaggaaatcactgaaggcatatatcatgttattataacgatataatgtggcaataagatcataactatatagcccatttacacagtggccatattcattaatataaacacgcaaacacaacattaacattatagcagacaccgtaaaaagctcattcccagccactagacttttctgacagggtattcgaatGTCATCGAGTTAccgaatgttgtgggactgctatacaggagttatgattatggattatatatagcgaaatttagcgttttttattttacaggctttttttaaagcatgacagtaaacaGGAGCGCGGTTgtgaatttattaaaacatgtttgttgtaaaaaaaacgtAATAATGGCAAAAAATACTAAGTTGttgatctccttacttccaggtgcttccgttgtggctggtgtattctgggaaattttcttaccccttggtttcaaatgTGGTGCTGAAAAAATCTCCATTCGAATGGGTATCTAccacttccccttagccctacgccttcaagctaaagagaattgggacacccctaccccttcacgtgaacacgcaaaatgaggggtaggggtaaggggaagaggaagggctaaggggtagaattgggattgggccatcaTGTCACGGCAAAATACTCCACACATGGACTGTGTTTCTGAACTTGCTGGTGATCATCTCCATCTCACACATCAAGAAGCTTGACAATTCAACAAATATGATTATTCGCTCTCTGAGTGTAACTGATTTGCTTTTTGGCCTTATTGCGATGGCAATACAGAGCATCGAACTAATTAAGAGATGTTGCTACTTTAGGGACACATTCTGTCAAtggttttgtaattatttttaagctGTCCCTCTTGATAACTCTGTGCAATAAAGATTCAATTGATGTTGATTAATATGTGATTGGGTAACCCTTTATtgaaaagataataaaaaaaaaaaacacatttccatGAGTACAGAATGCAGAGTGTGCACATTGACATGACATTTATCATATGTCATGGGAAACCTCAGTCGTCACATAAAACACTTTATGAAAAAGTAGAAGGTTGAACGTCTGTAAAGTTCATTTAAACTCCTAAACTGAAAAACACATCTTGTTTCTAACTATCATTAGGATGTCAAATGAAAAACAGACTAAACAAGCATACTCTCACCAATCTTAGTTCCTTATTATTTAAATACACTTTTTGCTGTCATAGTATTTTTAACCCCTCTCAGCAGCATTAAATGTTTGGTGTCCACACCTAAATGCCTCTTTTGTAGCACAATTGCAGTGAAAAGTTCAAGGCCTACTTCAACAAAActgaacacacactgtaaaatgaGAACAAATCAATTGATCTCTTAAAGTCAGGACCACAGACTCTgaaatgtgtatttatgcatAAACAATGTTCtatggaaataataaaaaataaaacaatcttaAATATAAGGTGAATAATCTCTACTGATAGCATGGTTGATCACAGTGTTGATTATATATACACAGAAGATAAAATATGC
Protein-coding regions in this window:
- the LOC130235950 gene encoding trace amine-associated receptor 13c-like: MAYETADQETQYCFPHINSSCVKERRSKHEYNIIYLLVSLLSAWTVFLNLLVIISISHFKKLHTPTNMIILSLAVADLLTGLIVIPIEGIKQTETCWYFGDTLCGLYVITVRLLLSASLSNIVLIALDRYFAVCHPLLYPQKITTTKTLISICMCWLCCSVYNIEYVISNGYFKISHKTLCYGQCTVMFSPAWRLADLIFSFLLPCTVIITVYLRIFYIVQFQVKVINSLMKGGKCAVEGSTKRKSESKAALTLGIIVTVYLFCWIPFYICSLTKMTAITTTTMTFLTWTLFVSCGLNPLVYALFYRWFKISVKCIITLRILQPASSLMDIFN